In the genome of Solibacillus silvestris, one region contains:
- a CDS encoding RNA methyltransferase, which yields MTKFNLVATAAMGLEAIVAEEVRELGYETRVDNGKVYFEGDEMAIARTNLWLRVADRVKIVVAQFPAKTFDQLFEGVKAVQWEKYLPVDANFPVSGKSVKSTLFSVPDCQAITKKAIVERMKLAYKRLGFLDESGPTFKIEISILKDMATLTIDTSGVGLHKRGYRTTQGEAPLKETLAAALVKISKWSPSRPFVDPFCGSGTIALEAAMIGQNIAPGYNREFISESWPWMKQDIWDKARDEADSLANYDQELTIIGTDIDHKMVAIAQENALEAGFGDLLTFKQMQATDFTTKLTDGVIVTNPPYGERIGEVEEIEKMLRQFGQVMQNYPTWSVYMLSSMEDFEVHYGKKATKKRKLFNGFIRTDLYQYWGQKSKREN from the coding sequence ATGACAAAATTTAATTTAGTTGCAACAGCTGCGATGGGCCTAGAGGCAATTGTAGCAGAAGAAGTACGTGAATTAGGATATGAAACACGTGTTGATAACGGGAAAGTATACTTTGAAGGGGATGAGATGGCGATTGCACGCACGAATCTATGGCTACGAGTAGCAGACCGTGTGAAAATCGTCGTTGCCCAATTCCCTGCTAAAACTTTTGACCAGTTATTTGAAGGCGTAAAAGCGGTTCAATGGGAAAAATACTTACCGGTGGATGCAAATTTCCCGGTATCAGGAAAATCGGTAAAATCGACATTGTTCAGTGTACCGGATTGTCAGGCAATCACGAAAAAAGCAATTGTTGAACGAATGAAACTTGCATATAAACGTTTAGGATTTTTAGATGAGTCCGGCCCGACATTTAAAATCGAAATTTCGATTTTAAAAGATATGGCAACATTAACGATCGATACATCCGGGGTCGGGTTGCATAAGCGCGGATACCGCACGACTCAAGGTGAAGCACCATTAAAAGAAACACTTGCAGCAGCTTTAGTAAAAATTTCAAAATGGTCACCAAGCCGTCCGTTCGTAGATCCTTTCTGTGGTTCAGGAACGATTGCATTGGAAGCGGCTATGATTGGCCAAAATATTGCACCGGGTTATAATCGTGAATTTATTTCGGAATCATGGCCATGGATGAAGCAGGATATTTGGGATAAAGCGCGTGATGAAGCGGATTCTTTAGCGAATTATGATCAGGAATTAACGATAATCGGTACAGATATCGATCATAAAATGGTTGCCATTGCGCAAGAAAATGCACTTGAAGCAGGCTTTGGCGATTTATTGACATTCAAGCAAATGCAGGCGACAGATTTCACAACGAAGCTGACAGACGGGGTTATTGTTACAAACCCACCATATGGTGAGCGTATCGGTGAAGTGGAAGAAATCGAAAAAATGCTGCGCCAGTTTGGACAAGTTATGCAAAATTACCCTACATGGTCAGTGTATATGCTGTCATCAATGGAAGACTTCGAAGTACATTACGGTAAAAAAGCGACGAAAAAGCGTAAATTATTCAACGGATTCATCCGCACAGATTTATACCAGTATTGGGGTCAAAAATCTAAGCGCGAAAATTAA
- a CDS encoding diguanylate cyclase, which produces MSELKSNRSIMQELALSQFPKELIERVFENIAEGIMITDRYRRILSINVAFEFVTGFKLEEVQGEKPSILQSGVHDRAFYIDMWKQIGKTGIWQGEIWNRRKTGELYPEWLTILAIKDEAGKITNYCGIFTDLSERKIVEDELEKRSLHDSLTEVCNRFAYIERMKALLEVTENQMMPIQHAVLFIDLDRFKQVNDMLGHAIGDQLLIEVSERVKALVKNKDILARFGGDEFVITLANIQHPREAAKFAEQVLRVFEAPIKVHDQDVYISTSMGISIYPADGTTTEQLLNRADRAMSFSKDNGRNCYSFYFDELETDSNRVLTLDSELRKAIENREFTLAYQPKISTEKNEIVGIEALVRWNSEKLGFVSPAEFIEHAEESGLIIPLSELIFELACEGYHQLVSAGYPNVPIAVNVSSIHFQQQSFLDSVQTILERNNTSAQSFEIEVTERTVMNSAQETVSKLVKLRQLGFKLSIDDFGTGYSSLSYLVRFPLDVLKIDRSFIQHICSLDDKQAIVDAIIQMAHRLKMKVVAEGVETSQQVELLKSMGCDYIQGYYYSKPLPMEELIDFFHFWEVEHQGRI; this is translated from the coding sequence TTGAGCGAATTGAAGTCTAATAGATCCATCATGCAAGAACTGGCACTGTCTCAGTTCCCAAAAGAATTAATCGAAAGAGTTTTTGAAAATATTGCGGAAGGTATAATGATTACCGATCGGTATAGAAGAATTTTATCGATTAATGTTGCTTTTGAATTTGTAACAGGCTTTAAATTAGAAGAGGTACAAGGGGAAAAACCATCTATTTTGCAGTCTGGTGTGCATGACAGAGCTTTTTATATAGATATGTGGAAACAAATTGGCAAGACAGGTATATGGCAAGGCGAAATTTGGAATAGACGCAAAACAGGTGAATTATACCCGGAGTGGCTGACAATACTAGCGATTAAAGATGAGGCAGGGAAAATCACAAATTACTGCGGCATTTTTACTGATTTGTCGGAACGTAAAATCGTGGAAGACGAACTTGAAAAAAGATCTCTTCATGATTCATTAACTGAAGTCTGCAACCGTTTTGCCTATATTGAACGTATGAAAGCATTGCTGGAAGTGACAGAAAACCAGATGATGCCGATACAGCATGCCGTTCTTTTTATAGATTTAGACCGTTTTAAGCAAGTAAATGACATGCTCGGACATGCCATTGGTGATCAGTTATTGATAGAGGTATCCGAACGTGTAAAGGCATTAGTGAAAAACAAGGATATTTTAGCGCGCTTTGGCGGAGATGAATTTGTCATTACATTAGCAAATATCCAGCATCCACGGGAAGCTGCAAAATTTGCGGAACAGGTACTCAGAGTTTTTGAAGCGCCGATTAAAGTTCATGATCAGGATGTCTATATATCGACAAGTATGGGAATCAGTATTTATCCGGCAGACGGTACGACAACAGAACAGCTGTTGAATCGTGCAGATCGTGCTATGTCATTTTCAAAAGATAATGGGCGTAATTGCTATTCGTTTTACTTTGACGAGTTGGAAACGGATTCGAATCGAGTGCTGACACTTGATAGTGAGTTACGTAAAGCGATTGAAAACAGAGAATTTACGCTTGCCTACCAGCCGAAAATTAGTACAGAAAAAAACGAAATTGTCGGGATTGAAGCATTGGTACGATGGAACAGTGAGAAACTTGGCTTTGTATCACCTGCTGAATTTATCGAACATGCCGAAGAGTCGGGTTTAATTATCCCATTGAGCGAGCTTATTTTTGAGCTTGCATGTGAAGGCTATCATCAGCTTGTTTCTGCTGGTTATCCGAATGTTCCGATCGCAGTAAATGTTTCCAGCATCCACTTTCAGCAACAAAGCTTTTTGGATTCGGTTCAGACAATTTTAGAGCGTAATAATACTTCGGCCCAAAGTTTTGAAATCGAAGTGACAGAGCGGACAGTGATGAACAGTGCGCAGGAGACCGTGAGTAAATTAGTAAAGCTGAGGCAGTTAGGTTTTAAGCTTTCAATTGACGACTTCGGGACGGGGTATTCTTCGTTAAGTTACTTGGTACGGTTCCCGCTCGATGTGCTGAAGATTGACCGCAGCTTCATTCAGCATATTTGCTCGCTTGATGATAAGCAGGCAATTGTCGATGCGATTATTCAAATGGCGCATCGCCTGAAAATGAAAGTAGTGGCAGAAGGTGTGGAAACTAGCCAGCAAGTCGAACTGCTTAAATCGATGGGCTGTGATTATATTCAAGGGTATTACTACAGTAAACCTTTGCCTATGGAAGAATTAATTGACTTTTTCCATTTTTGGGAAGTCGAGCATCAAGGAAGGATTTAG
- a CDS encoding cell division protein DivIVA codes for MDIKLTADHILEKEFKKSMKGYNIDEVDQFLDVIREDYDTFTAKIASLEEENERLKQELANSSRKSAVAPAPTANSTNFDILKRLSNLEKHVFGSKLYE; via the coding sequence ATGGATATTAAATTAACAGCTGACCATATATTGGAAAAAGAATTCAAAAAGAGTATGAAAGGTTATAACATTGACGAAGTGGATCAATTTTTGGATGTAATTCGCGAAGATTATGACACATTTACTGCAAAAATTGCTTCTTTAGAAGAGGAGAACGAGCGCTTAAAGCAAGAGCTGGCAAACTCAAGCCGCAAATCGGCGGTAGCTCCTGCTCCAACAGCAAATAGTACAAACTTCGATATTTTAAAGCGACTTTCAAACTTGGAGAAGCATGTTTTTGGGAGTAAGCTTTACGAATAG